The Emys orbicularis isolate rEmyOrb1 chromosome 14, rEmyOrb1.hap1, whole genome shotgun sequence genome includes a region encoding these proteins:
- the HSBP1 gene encoding heat shock factor-binding protein 1, producing MAETDPKTVQDLTAVVQTLLQQMQDKFQTMSDQIIGRIDDMSCRIDDLEKNIADLMTQAGVEELEGENKMPATHKS from the exons ATGGCCGAGACTGACCCCAAGACCGTGCAGGATCTCACCGCCGTG GTACAGACACTGCTTCAACAGATGCAAGACAAATTTCAGACCATGTCTGACCAGATCATTGGAAGAA TTGATGACATGAGCTGTCGCATTGATGACCTGGAGAAAAACATTGCAGACCTCATGACACAAGCAGGAGTGGAAGAATTGGAAGGAGAGAACAAGATGCCTGCTACTCACAAGAGTTAA